GTTGTCGTCATCAGGAAAATTGTTTGGTGGAGGCTTACGTTCGCGCTATTGCAGGAGAATAGTTGGAAATAGTAATTTGACGCTCGGGATGTAACGGAGACCGATGTTAATTGCATTAGGAATGTGGTGGGCGCGTTCGCGTCCAGGGCAATTTAGTGCAGTTCACCAGACCCTACCGCGTCCTGCGGCTCGGTGGTTAACTAGCTCCCTACCGTTGGAAAGTACTGTAATTCCAGTCTAATCCCAAAGGCACTCCAGTTCGATACTTGGAAATTGGCAAAAGACGAGTCAGTGGTGATATCTAGGGTAAATTACGATCATACTTCAAAACGATGGCCTGTCGACGACATAATTGACATTGAAACATACCCGCAACTGCTGCTAATTCAATTACCAATTATTCCACGTTCAACTGCTTGACCTCAACTATCATCATGGCCGGCTTCACTTCCACACTGCCCCGCACGCTTCTATCTCCATCTCTATACACCCATGTACACAATGTTTGGTTTCAAGGCGTAGCACCTCATGCCAAGATTGCCTCACGAGAAGTAATGACGTGTTGGTTCGGCCAGGGATCCCCGGAAGACCGTCGAGCATTTGACGACGCCTGCACGAAAGAGTTCGCGGCCGCTCTAGAGTCCATCGGACCCGAAAAGTTCCCTCTTCCGCCTTCGAACAGCTTTTCAGAGGAGTCTGCCACAGCCGAAAACATTGCGGGTCCATTGATGCAAAGCATCAACACCTCGGACGGAGAAACCAAGAGCATGCAGACACTTGCACTCATTCTCCTGCTCGATCAAATACCCCGAAACATATTCAGGACACGCAAGGCCGTCATCTACACGCATTACGATCGGCTTGCAGGGGCAGTTCTCCGCAGCCTCATGAGTGCTGAATCGCGCCCTGACATGCATTCCTCGCTCCGATTGGCGCCTGCGCAACGTATGTGGTTTTATATGCCGCTGATGCACTCCGAACATATTGAAGACCACGAGACACACATCAAAGTTGTCAGCGAGATGCAAGAAGAGTTTCGAGAGCAGGGGGACAAGCAGAGCGAGGACTATATCGAGGACAGCCTAGAGTTCGAGAAGACGCATAAGCATCTGATCGAGCGGTTTGGGAGGTATCCGCACCGTAATGCGCAGCTGGGCAGATCGATGACgaaagaagaggaggaatACCTTCGAAGCGGAGGAGAACACTTCGGAACCGCAGTGTGATAAGACGTGGGGATTAGCTAAATGTGTGTTTGTAGCTGTATATAAACAGGGCATACATGTAAGAATATCTCAATCCTTCTCATTCTACCTTACTATGACCACATCTCATCCAAGAAGAACCTGCTTAACAATCCTCACCTCCTCCGTCGTGCCGCAAATTAGACCCGCTCTACCATCGCAATCCTTCTGAATCTTCTCAAGCAGTGGTCTGCCATCCGTGGGGTCAATGGCTTGGCCACCCGCACACTCCATGATCAGAGCAATCGGGTATAGCTCGTAGAGGAATCTGAGCTTGGGAAGAACACCGGGAGTAACAGGCATAACATAGACTCCATGACCCTTGACAAGCGCATGCACAATGTCGGGTACAAGGCCGCCGCAGTACCGCAGCGTGTACTTCTCCTTGATGAAGCGCGTAATGAGAGCGCTGTACCTCTCATCGTCCGCCGCATGTCGCAGGTTCGCGGGCGCAAAGTAACGCGTCTTGAAGGGTGCGTCAGCCAATTTGACGACCGGCCGGATGACCTCGCAATCTTCCACGCCGTTCGGGCCGTATCCGATCTCAAAGCAAGCGGAGTCGGCGCCGGGGATCCGCACGGCGACAATGGCGGTAGTCCGGGGTCCGATGACACCAATAACGGCCGCAATCTGCTTCTCAACCGGTGACTGGCCCACCGCGGTGCGCCCATCCCAGATGCCGACAATTGTTCCAACCGTCCAGTTTGGCGCAATGATGGAGCTGCCGTCAAGGGGATCGAAAGCGACGGTGTACTCCTCTGAGGTTGCAGGGATCTCGTTTGCGCCAGCGCTCGCTTGTGGCCTCGCAGGCTTCTCGATCGGGTCCTCCTCACTGCTTGCGGTCTGGATTGAGGGGCATCTCGCAATAGCTTCGCGCATTACGTTCTCGGAGAGCACGTCGACGTTGAGCTGGTCGTCACCAAAGGCGTTTGCTGTCCCAGCATGTGAGACGTGCTGGGATGCCTGCAGCGTCTTGGCGATGCCGGAAATGGCGTCAAGGACTGCCGGGATTACATCGCTGCGGAGAGACGAGCGGTCCCCTTGCGGAATCACCTTCTCCAAAAGCTGCGCAAGAGCTGGCGATGCCGACATGACTGGTTGTGAACTTGGTATGTGAGGCCCCTCAGAAAGTGTTGAGTCAGGACCGAAGTGAGTTATTTTAGGATCAGTGAAGTTGCGAGAATTTACGCTACGGCATGGCCCCCACACATTCTCGACGGGTTCTCCCTTGATCCACCATTCTCACACTCATGGCGTCAAACTCAAACTCACGACTACTGGACGCAAAGTACTTACACCTGAATCGAGACATCATGAGCTCTAGAAACCTGGAAAGCTTTCTTGTCTGCTGACTATATTTGCACTGGGTTACAGGTCCGCTCGTCTTAAAATGCTGCATTTTCTCCAGTAAGACACCTTGTTGAGATATTGAATCGATCTGTCAGCAAAAGATAGAGCTCATATCTTATCGCGCACTTTGTCACTCCGCGTCTGTGATTCGCTAATGATTATCTACGAGAAGAGCAAATCACTAAGTTTGTGAGCTTTCCTCACCAGAGTCTCCCCCCTGCCGTTTGAATCCATCGTAAAACCGCCTTTCCTCAAATACCCGTATATCATCATCGAAGTTGACCTTGCCAAGTTTTCGTGCCTTCAATATTTTCCTTCTCACTCTCATCACATCGTACTCCGTGTTCCGGGTCAACCACCAAGTCCATAGGTTGGCGACAAAGGAGGCGATAGTTGTCGCCGCTGCTATCGCGAAGCTTGTTTTGTAACCATTGTATGCAAACTTTGACTGGAACAGCTGCGGCCCAATGACGCCGCCTAGCTGGGCTATACCCGATTGGAGACCAAGCGTGAAGGCCGTCCCCGTAGATCCAGAGAGTGTGGCAGATCTCCAGGCCCAGAACGGAATGAAGTATGATTGGTAGAACAAAGTTCCCAAGATGCAAGAGATGTAGATGCCATACCGATTGGTGATCGTGAAGAAGAGAACAAAACATACAACCATGCCGGACATGAGTATCCTAACCTTCTAGTCAGTGACTCATACCTCGTATCTCAACTCTTGAATAAGACTCACATGATGTAGGCTGGCCGGACGATATACGCCCTCGACATGAACCACGCCAAAAATATCAAGCCCACGATGGCGGCAAACGCAGGAGGCATATTCAACAGCTGATTCCTCGGCAGCCCCACAAAGCCAAGATTAGTAACAATGGTAGGCAAGTACCATGTCAACGCGTATCCTCCAATGTTGATGAGCGTCTGCGACAGCATGAATGACCAAATCAACGGTGTTCGTAAGACCGCCCAAATCTCTTTGCCGGCGAAATCAGGATCGTTAGTCAGGGGCGCGTTCTCCGGTAACCTGGCCTCTACAAACTCTTGTTCCCTCTCTGTCAGGAAGCGCCTGCTGCGCGGTGACTTGGGATAGTCTGGTAGCAGCCAAAATGCCACACCAGAGAAGACGATGGTAGCCAGTCCTTCGAGAAGGTACACCCATCTCCAAGCACTAATACCACGAATCCCGTTCATATAGCTGATACCATAACATAAAATAGATCCGATGATACCTGCCAGGTTGGACATTGCAAAGAACCAAGTCACTGGTTTGCCTATCTCATCTGTGCGGTACCAGCTAGACAACTGGGCCATGATGCCCGGAAACATCCCCGCTTCGAACATCCTGGGATGCAGTCAGCACGCCTTTGGCCTAGATATCATACAGGGACTCGAGACTCACCCAAGCAGAAATCGCATAGCGTAAAGTTGATGCCGATTTTGAGCTGCAGCTTGGCAGGCTGTAATGATTCCCCAGGTGAGGAAGATACGAGACTGCCAAAGATGTGGACTCATACGCTTCAGGAGAAGATTACTGGGTGCTTCAAAGATGATGTAGGCGATCTACCCTTTGTTAGTGTTTCATAACGATGACCGAAGTTGCGCCATAAGCCTAGGTAGTTACTTACACCATAGATGGATCCGACCCAATTGTATTGGTCAGACGTCATGTCGAGCTCTTTCATGATATTCCGGGACTCTCCCGCCTGCAATACCCGCACATTTGCAGCATTGGTTTGGTCAATCTGGAAATTCGTCAGTGCGCTGGGTCGAATGGCTTCAGCCAATCTACAAAATTGCTTCACCTGCTTGATCATAAACATTACGCCGATGAGAAGTAGGAAGGCCTTGTCAACTTTGTTGATGACGGATCTTTCCTCTTCCGCAGAAAACGTTGAAAGAAATGCCGCTCGAGCTTCTGGGTCATCTCGTAGGTTGTCGACGTTGGCCCGGGCCACGGCTGCGTTGGCTTGCTGCTTCCGGCTCGCGGCCGTTGCATCGTGGTCGATCCAGACTTCGTCGGGCTGTATCGGTGCACTCATCATGGAACCCGCGATAGCTAAATTAAGCCATTCTAGTAGTTGAGGGTCAACTTCCAACGGAGGTGGTCTTTAAAGTCAAGTAACTGATTGGTGCCGACATCTAATACCCGATGCCGGCATTGCTTGCCATCTGCATCTCGATACCGATTTTCTTATCAGCGGGGATTCAGGGGAATGCGCATGATGTGCTCGAAGTTGATATGACGATATAAAGCCTGGAGTGTGATGGGCTCTTACAGAGTGCTTCTGAAGCGTTGCTGTATCTGCACATCATTCGCTGAAGCGCGCCGAGAACTGATGGCGGAATCATGGCCCACCCTTCCATCATCTGCAGGATTCTTGCGTACCAACCCAACGACATTGTGTTCGCAGGGCCAGTCCGGCTAATGTCCGCGTCCTTCTAATACATCTTCAGCATTTCTTTCTGGTCGGGAAAATACACAGACCGGCGAGGAAATGTTTCCCAAGTCCGATAAAGGAGTCCGACGACCTCATAGATGGGGATTAAGGTAGCATCTGTCGGAAAATATCCGTAGGATTTCCGCACGCAACATGCAGATGAGATGACGCCAAAGAGACATGGATGTTATAAACTACAGACACTGGCTTGGGATTGGCTTTATTGTGCCACCAAGGGCAAAGCAAGTCACAACTAAACCTAGGCCAAATCCAAATTTACGAATAGCGGCCCTTTTCCGGCTCCGGCAATTGGTTGTACGGTATCGAAATCTACTTTTATTGACACTTTTGAACGACCACAGTAACTATGGCTTCCTCAAAGAGTCAAGACGGCGGTACAAGTGCCAAGCCCCAAAAGCAGATTCTTCTCAATGCCTTTGATATGTTCACTGTGGGACACCTGTCCTTTGGCCAATGGCGTAATCCCAAAGACAGAGCCAAAGACAAACGCCGCGATCTCACCTATTGGACAGACCTAGCAAAGCTCCTCGATAAAGGAGGGTTTGTGGGCTTGTTCTTGGCCGATACTTTTGGCCCATACGACACGTTAGCGTCACCTCATCCTCTGCTCCAGCCAACACCGTCATTGCTAACATGGCTTTCAGATACAAGGGGAGCGCAGAGCCATCGGTCAGAACAGGCGCCCAATGGCCTATGGCCGACCCTGTCATCGTGAGTATGACCTCGGCAGCGATGCCTTCGTCGCGCATGCACCCTCCGATATGCCCCGCGGATGACTAACATGATATCAGCCCGTTTCCGCAATGGCTGCTGTCACCAAGAATCTTGGATTTGCCATCACAACGTCAACTTCGTACGAGCAGGCATACGTGGTTGCAAAACGCTTCAGCACCCTCGATCACTTGACGAAGGGACGTTTTGGATGGAACATTGTCACCAGCTGGAAGGAATCAGCTTCAAAAGCTGTAAGGTCCTCTTCTTGATGTTCTTGGGCTCTACATCTCACATTAAACGGCAGGTTGGCCTTCCGTTAGTTGAACACGACACCCGGTACTCAAATGCAGACGAGTACTTGCGAGTTTTGTACAAGTAAGTCTTAGATTGAAGAAATTGCTCATTCAGGTGCACTGACAAGATTATGTAGATTGTGGGAGGGCTCTTGGTCAGATACCGCATTGGTAGAAGATGCAGAGAAAGGCATATACTCGGATTACTCTCAAATTCGTCCCATCCATCACCATGGCAAGTTCCACGTCGATGCACCTTTTCTGACAGACCCTTCTCCCCAACGTACGCCTGTGCTGTTCCAGGCCGGCACATCTCCGTAAGTTTCACGTACCTTTCAGTGTCTTGAACCTGGATGCTGATCATTCCTGAAAGCGCGGGCATCAAATTCGGTTCCACCCACGCTGAAGGCATCTTTGTTGCCGGTCTCTCCCCACATGTTGTAGCACCAAGAGTCAAGGCCATCCGCGAAGGCGCCATCGCCGCAGGACGAGACCCCTACTCCGTCAAAGTTTTCGCCATGATAACCCCGATTATCGGCAAAGATGAAGAAGACGCCAAAAGAAAGTACGAAGAAGCCCTCAAGTACGTCCTCATCGAAGGTGGCCTTGCCCAATTCTCCGCGACTACAGGCATCGATGTTTCTCAGTTTGACCTTGACCACGAACTCACCGAGGCGGACGTTGCGAGCCACCTTCAACGTATTCACTCGTCGCTATACAACTTGCGCTATCGTGGCGATGATGTGCCAAAGTTGACGCCCCGAAACCTGGGCACGGTCACGGCAATCGGTGGGAACGGGGCTATGCCGTTCGGTACCGCGGCCCAGGTTGCGGACGTATTCCAGGAGTGGGTGGATATTGCCGACGTTGATGGATTCAACATTGGTTACGTTGTTACGCCTGGCAGCTTTGAAGATGCCGTCGAGTACCTCGTCCCAGAGCTCCGTAGCAGAGGATTATTGCCGCCGGCGATTCCTGATGACGAGCCGGCTCCTACTTTCAGAGAGCAGATCTATGGGCTTGGACAAAAGGGGTTGAGGTCTGACCACCCGGGATTCAAGTACAAGTATGATACTTACGAAGAGACTATCGCCAAGGAAAGTGCTGCGAAAGCTGCAACGGCGGAACATTGAAGATAGCCGTGAGCCGTCAGTTTAGGGAGAAACTTTAACAGGAGTTAGCCTTAACGAGCCGCGTATCTTTTAGCTCAAAAACCTGTACCTATTCAGAGTTACGTCATGTTTCTCATGAACCGGGGTGTTCATGTTGGGGCGGCTTTCAATTGCACAGTCAGTAATGTTGCTCAATTGATTCACTCATCATAGTTTTCTCTGAATTTAGGAAAATGTTTTCCTGCCACCCGCATCATCTAACTCCCATCACGAGTTGCTCCATGCAGCAGCACCAAGTAGCTCATCGATGACAACTCGGCCGCTTGGCATGAAGCGCGCCCGACCCCAGCGTGGGGCCGGGTCCCCCACCGGAAGCACAATAATGTGATCATCAAAGACAGCCAGCCTTAATAAGGAAGCAATAAGCACGCTCACAAGCGGTGAACCTACGGTAGATGTTGCCAAGACTCAAACATGTGCCGAACGTGGATCCGTCAAGGTAGGATTGACAGGTGACCACCGACCCGGTTCAGCAAAAACTCGACTGCTCCCCGCATTCCCCGCATCATCCAACTCGGTCACGACACCACCACCGGGATAGAGCAACGACTCACAAACACCTCTTCGGATCCAGCGCCATGGCTAGAGGTTCATCGATGGTCCAGGCCACAGCTATTGGAGCTTTCAGGATCTGGTTGACCCCGCCAGGCTAGAGGTAGGGCCGACTCAGACCCCAGACCTTAGACTTGGGACTTGGAATTCATCAACACAGATCCATGTCACCATTCCCAATTATCACTCTTGCAATGCTACAATGTGGATGCTGCGGGATGTCCGGGGTCTCCGCACTTGTTCCATTGGATCTACGACCCGAAAAAACTCCGGTATCCAGCTTCGAGACCGTCACGGACGAAGAAAACAGCGCCACCCACCTTCGGGCTTGATGGGATGAACCTGGGTTGTCTAGCTCAAGTCTATTTGGATAAGCTTAACAACCTTATGCAACGTATGTGAGGAATCAGTTCTTAGCTCAAAAAGCACGGCTCTCAGGCTCAAAAGGCTAGCTACTTCATCATGGCCGTGATTAAGAGAATGAATACAGCTTGAGATCACAATGGAATCTGATAAGTCTAGCAACTGCCAATGAGTTGCAACAATGAGTATATCCAGCGCTCCAGCTTCGGTGGGATCGCTAGGTGTCGTACACTTGATTGTGCCACTCGCTGATCTCGCTTTACTTTAGCGTTCGGGACGTATGCGAGTTCGCGGAGTTCTCTCCCGACAGGAAAGCATGACATCGTCACCTCATACAGCTGGAACCCCTCATCCGCCACATAACAGAGCCCCATACCAGGTTTATTGACCGATACAAGGCCGTTAGATAGCGTGCCAAGAACAGATATCGCATTGCCCCCATACCTACACGGTTCGTTGTCTGAGGTAGCATCTACTGCCAAGTCGATCCGACCTCGACGATGGCCGTCTGCCATCAGAGATTGGCCATGTGCCACCATAAATACCCCTCTGGCTCTTTCAGCCAGATAATGTGAGAAATCTCAGGATCGTTAGTCTCAGAACCGATTCCATACTACGTGCTTCTCCTCTGAGATCACAACCATTATGAAGCTCGAAGTCGCAACACTGGCCTTCGCCAGCCTCGTCCTACCAGCTACCTGCGCATCAACCCCCTCCTTCCCGAAACAGCAAAGGCTAGCCCGCCAAGATAACACGGAGTCTCTACCAATCTACAAGAACTCATCCTACTGCGTCGACGCACGCGTCCAAGACCTTATCCAACGGATGACAGTTGAAGAGAAAGCCGGCCAGCTCTTTCAAACTCAACTCTACCAAGGTCCCAATGGCACTCTCGACCCTGGCAACGTCACGGCCCGCCGCAACAGCACCGATAACATGATTGGGGAGAAGTTCATGACGCACTTCAACCTTGTCGGCGACATCACGGACGCGAAGCAGGTTGCAGAATTTGTCAACCTCGTTCAGCAGCGTGCTCTGGATACGCGTCTGGGTATCCCCGTGACCCTCTCTACCGACCCTCGGCACCACTTCACAGAGAATATTGGCACTGGTTTCCAGGCTGGCGTCTTCTCACAATGGCCAGAGACACTCGGTCTTGCCGCTCTGAGGGATCCCGAGCTCGTTCGAAAATTTGCCGAGGTCGCTCGAGAGGAGTACATTGCTGTCGGCATCCGAGCTGCCCTGCATCCGCAAGTCGACCTTGCTACCGAGCCACGATGGGCACGCCTGGGCAATACCTGGGGCGAAAACGCGACCTTGACAAGCGAGCTCATTGTCGAGTACATCAAAGGCTTCCAAGGAAGGGAGATCGGTCCTCACAGCGTGACGACTGTGACAAAGCACTTCCCTGGCGGTGGTCCGATGGAAAACGGTGAAGACTCTCACTTCACATACGGCAAGAATCAGACATACCCCGGAAACAACCTCGAGTACCATCTCACCCCCTTCAGGGCGGCAATTGCAGCCGGCGCGAGGCAGATGATGCCGTACTACTCCCGTCCGATAGGCCTGTCTGATAACTCAACCGATTACGAGCCAGTCGGTTTCTCCTTCAACAAGCAAATCGTCACGGACCTACTCAGAAACCAACTCGGCTTCGAAGGTATCGTCGTCACTGACTGGGGTCTCATCACTGATACGGTGATCCGCGGCCAAGACATGCCGGCACGTGCATGGGGCCTCGAAAACACGACCGAGCTTCAGCGCGCAGCTCGGATCCTCGATGCTGGGTGTGACCAGTTTGGTGGTGAGCAGCGTACCGAGCTCATCATCCAGCTGGTAGAAGAAGGCATCGTGTCCGAAGACCGCCTTGACGTCTCCGTCGGTCGTCTCCTTCGCGAAAAGTTTCTCCTCGGGCTCTTCGACAACCCCTTCGTCGATCCCGAGGCCGCAACGAGAGTTGTTGGCAACGACTACTTCCTCCGGCTGGGCAATGATGCCCAGCGCAGAGCCTATACTCTTCTCACGAACAAGGATGAGCTCCTCCCTCTAAAACACATCAGCGCAGAAACCAAATTTTACATCGAGGGTTTCAACGCCACGTTCCTCGAGGCACGCAACCTCTCGGTCGTTGAGACACCGGAAGAGGCGGACTACGCCCTGCTCCGCCTCGATGCCCCCTACGAGCCTCGTCCAGGCGGCTTCGAAGCAGCTTACCATGCCGGCTCGCTCGAGTACTCGGACGAGGAGAAGGCGCGCCAGGCCGCGATCTATGCGGCCGTGCCTACCGTCGTCGATGTGATCCTAGACCGTCCTGCTGCGATACCCGAGGTGTTTGACGCCGCTTCTGCGGTGTTGGGCAGCTACGGGAGCGGTAGCGAAGCTTTCTTGGATGTGATCTTCGGATTGAGCAACCCCGAGGGCAAGTTGCCTTTTGATCTCCCACGATCACAGCAAGCTGTGGAAGAAGCGATGGAGGATGTGCCGTATGATACGGTGGATCCTGTATTCAGGTTTGGCCATGGGCTGCGCTATGCCGACAAGTGTTCGTTGTGATGGTGCGCGATATGTGGCTCGACGCTCGATGTCCTTTGTCGgcgagtagtagcgagatttACCAGGAATAAGGGATGTGAGAGGAGCAGTAGTCATGACTATAATGATTGATGAGACCGGACTTCTGAGAAAGTATGTTTGGATGATCGCATTCACGCATGAAGAATAAATGTTAAATGTGATATTGAACAATAAAAATGGGGAATCTTTGATTTTTCTATACCAATTCCAGTCTATCATCAACATCCTTCGCTGCCTCAATGCTCCTCTTCAATACGCTGGTCTCCAATCCGCTGAGCTCTCTCGCGTTCATACCAACCATGCAGCTCATATCCTTCTTCCTTGCCCCCTTAACCCATTGCTGGTCAATCATCCAGTGTGTCGGCACCGCAAACTCGTTCGGGTCGTCCATCTTGTTCTTCAACAGCCCGCCGTTATACCACAACAAGTTATCCACCTCGTCCACGTGCGCAATCACGAAGCTGCACACCTGCGTCATCTCGGTCTGCACTCCGCTGAACGGCTTCCGCCAGCCGACCATACCGCCATAGTGTCGCGAGAAGCTGTACGTCGAGCCCGTGGCCTCGAGGCCGATCCAGTACGTCTCCTTGTCGCCGTACGTGATCCTGTACGTCCACGAGTTGCGCACGGCGTGCGTGTTCTGCCACGCCGTGTGTAGTAAGCCCATGAGCACGTTCAGACGGCCCTTGTTGAGCACCACGATGCCAGAGTCGCCTTCCTCGGCGTACTTTTCCGTCCACACGAGCGACTTTTGCAGCTCCTCGCTTGGGTGTTTGATCATATCGTGGAACCATTCGTGTCTCTCGGGGAACTGATCTTTCCAGAGCAGTCGGTCATGGAAGAGAAGCGCACCCTTTTCTTGGTAATTGCGCTGTTGGAAGAGCTGCTCGGGTTTCTGCAGGAAGACGACATCCGCATCCAGGAGAATAACTTCCTCGAATCGGCTGCCGAGTGCGGCAAACGGCTTAATCGCCCATCCCCCCTCGGCCAACTTCAATGTCGTATCGTTGAAGACAGTCAAAATGTCCAAAAATTCAATGCGTCCGCCATCGCCC
The DNA window shown above is from Colletotrichum lupini chromosome 7, complete sequence and carries:
- a CDS encoding high-affinity nicotinic acid transporter, encoding MSLGWYARILQMMEGWAMIPPSVLGALQRMMCRYSNASEALSIAGSMMSAPIQPDEVWIDHDATAASRKQQANAAVARANVDNLRDDPEARAAFLSTFSAEEERSVINKVDKAFLLLIGVMFMIKQVKQFCRLAEAIRPSALTNFQIDQTNAANVRVLQAGESRNIMKELDMTSDQYNWVGSIYGIAYIIFEAPSNLLLKRMSPHLWQSRIFLTWGIITACQAAAQNRHQLYAMRFLLGMFEAGMFPGIMAQLSSWYRTDEIGKPVTWFFAMSNLAGIIGSILCYGISYMNGIRGISAWRWVYLLEGLATIVFSGVAFWLLPDYPKSPRSRRFLTEREQEFVEARLPENAPLTNDPDFAGKEIWAVLRTPLIWSFMLSQTLINIGGYALTWYLPTIVTNLGFVGLPRNQLLNMPPAFAAIVGLIFLAWFMSRAYIVRPAYIISATLSGSTGTAFTLGLQSGIAQLGGVIGPQLFQSKFAYNGYKTSFAIAAATTIASFVANLWTWWLTRNTEYDVMRVRRKILKARKLGKVNFDDDIRVFEERRFYDGFKRQGGDSEWWIKGEPVENVWGPCRSVNSRNFTDPKITHFGPDSTLSEGPHIPSSQPVMSASPALAQLLEKVIPQGDRSSLRSDVIPAVLDAISGIAKTLQASQHVSHAGTANAFGDDQLNVDVLSENVMREAIARCPSIQTASSEEDPIEKPARPQASAGANEIPATSEEYTVAFDPLDGSSIIAPNWTVGTIVGIWDGRTAVGQSPVEKQIAAVIGVIGPRTTAIVAVRIPGADSACFEIGYGPNGVEDCEVIRPVVKLADAPFKTRYFAPANLRHAADDERYSALITRFIKEKYTLRYCGGLVPDIVHALVKGHGVYVMPVTPGVLPKLRFLYELYPIALIMECAGGQAIDPTDGRPLLEKIQKDCDGRAGLICGTTEEVRIVKQVLLG
- a CDS encoding DszA family Xenobiotic compound monooxygenase, with the protein product MASSKSQDGGTSAKPQKQILLNAFDMFTVGHLSFGQWRNPKDRAKDKRRDLTYWTDLAKLLDKGGFVGLFLADTFGPYDTYKGSAEPSVRTGAQWPMADPVIPVSAMAAVTKNLGFAITTSTSYEQAYVVAKRFSTLDHLTKGRFGWNIVTSWKESASKAVGLPLVEHDTRYSNADEYLRVLYKLWEGSWSDTALVEDAEKGIYSDYSQIRPIHHHGKFHVDAPFLTDPSPQRTPVLFQAGTSPAGIKFGSTHAEGIFVAGLSPHVVAPRVKAIREGAIAAGRDPYSVKVFAMITPIIGKDEEDAKRKYEEALKYVLIEGGLAQFSATTGIDVSQFDLDHELTEADVASHLQRIHSSLYNLRYRGDDVPKLTPRNLGTVTAIGGNGAMPFGTAAQVADVFQEWVDIADVDGFNIGYVVTPGSFEDAVEYLVPELRSRGLLPPAIPDDEPAPTFREQIYGLGQKGLRSDHPGFKYKYDTYEETIAKESAAKAATAEH
- a CDS encoding glycosyl hydrolase family 3 N terminal domain-containing protein yields the protein MKLEVATLAFASLVLPATCASTPSFPKQQRLARQDNTESLPIYKNSSYCVDARVQDLIQRMTVEEKAGQLFQTQLYQGPNGTLDPGNVTARRNSTDNMIGEKFMTHFNLVGDITDAKQVAEFVNLVQQRALDTRLGIPVTLSTDPRHHFTENIGTGFQAGVFSQWPETLGLAALRDPELVRKFAEVAREEYIAVGIRAALHPQVDLATEPRWARLGNTWGENATLTSELIVEYIKGFQGREIGPHSVTTVTKHFPGGGPMENGEDSHFTYGKNQTYPGNNLEYHLTPFRAAIAAGARQMMPYYSRPIGLSDNSTDYEPVGFSFNKQIVTDLLRNQLGFEGIVVTDWGLITDTVIRGQDMPARAWGLENTTELQRAARILDAGCDQFGGEQRTELIIQLVEEGIVSEDRLDVSVGRLLREKFLLGLFDNPFVDPEAATRVVGNDYFLRLGNDAQRRAYTLLTNKDELLPLKHISAETKFYIEGFNATFLEARNLSVVETPEEADYALLRLDAPYEPRPGGFEAAYHAGSLEYSDEEKARQAAIYAAVPTVVDVILDRPAAIPEVFDAASAVLGSYGSGSEAFLDVIFGLSNPEGKLPFDLPRSQQAVEEAMEDVPYDTVDPVFRFGHGLRYADKCSL